In Ureibacillus thermophilus, the genomic stretch TAATCTTCATATTTTTAATCCTATCAACCATAGTATCCTTCCCTATCAACTTATGTGAATGAGAATTTCCTCCTTTTATTAAAATTTTATTTTAAAATACCTTTGATTTAAGAATATTTGGTAATTTATATTATGAAAGCATATTAATATTTATTGAAAAATTATATTATCCAAAAATCATTAAAGCAAGATGATGATTTGATTATTTTACTTAATTGGCAATTTTCAGAAAAAATATTGGATAGTAATAATTATTCATATCAAAATAAAATAGAGCCAATGGATTTTTTTCCATTAGCTCTTTTTTTCTATATCTTTATTATTTATTAGGCGTAATGACCTCTTTTCCTCCCATATATGGAACCAATACTTTTGGAATTACGACGCTTCCATCCTCTTGTTGATAATTTTCTAAAATGGCTGCAACTGTTCGGCCGATTGCAAGCCCTGAACCATTTAATGTGTGAACATATTCAGGTTTTGCTCCATGTTCGCGGCGGAATCGGATATTGGCGCGTCTTGCTTGGAAGTCTTCAAAGTTAGAGCAAGATGAAATTTCGCGGTATTTATTTTGAGCTGGCATCCATACTTCCAAATCATATTTTTTGGCAGCTGTAAAACCTAAGTCAGCTGTACACATTTTCACCCGTTGATAAGGAAGTTCCAATAATTGAAGCACTTTTTCAGCATGACTTGTCAACAATTCCAACTGCTCATAAGATTCTTCTGGTTTGACAAAGCGGACAAGTTCCACTTTATTGAATTGATGCTGGCGGATCAATCCGCGCGTATCACGGCCTGCTGAACCTGCTTCGGAACGGAAACATGCACTATATGCAACAAAAGCTTTTGGCAACATATCGATGCTCAAAATTTCATCGCGGTAAAAGTTTGTTACAGGCACTTCTGCTGTTGGAATCATGAAATAATCTGTTTCAGCTAATTTAAATACATCTTCTTCAAATTTTGGCAATTGTCCTGTTCCTAATAAACTGTCGCGGTTGACAATGACTGGAGGAAGCATTTCTTCATATCCATGCTCTTCCACATGCAAATCCATCATAAAATTCATAAGAGCCCGCTCAAGTCTTGCTCCTAAACCGCGGTAGAAAACAAAACGGCTTCCTGTTACTTTTGCAGCCCGTTCAAAATCGATAATGCCCAAATCTGTTGCCAAATCCCAGTGAGGCTTCACTTCAAAATCAAATTTTGGCACGTCCCCCCAAGTATATTCCACTACATTGTCATCTTCACTTTCACCAATTGGAACGGATTCATGAGGAAGATTTGGCAAACGCATCATCATATCTTTGAATTGTTGTTCAATTTCTTCCAATTCTGCATCTAATTTTTTGATTTCTTCTCCTACTTCACGCATGCGTTGAATCAAATCATCAGCATTTTCTTTATTGCGTTTCATGACAGCAATTTGCTCTGATACTTTATTGCGCTCAGCTTTTAATTCTTCAGTTTTCGCAATGAGTTCTCGACGTTTAGAATCAAGCACTTCAAATTCATCAAAATTTCCTAAGTCTTCATTGCGAGTTAAAAGGATTTTCTTTACTTCTTCATAGTTTTCACGAACACGTCGAATGTCTAACATGCTGATTCCTCCAAACTTTATTTAAATATTCCATATAAAAAGCTCTCAATCCCAAAAAGGGACGAGAGCTACCCGCGTTGCCACCCTAATTGATTAGGCGAATGCCTAATCCTCTTGCCAGATAACGGTTCTATTACCGGCCCAATCCTACTTAAACGTTCAGATGGGCAACTCAAGGATGGATTCGCAAGGGTTTTTATCAGCTTCCACCAACCGCTGACTCTCTGAAAAAAACGTACTTGCTACTACTTCCTGTCATCGAATTACTT encodes the following:
- the serS gene encoding serine--tRNA ligase, yielding MLDIRRVRENYEEVKKILLTRNEDLGNFDEFEVLDSKRRELIAKTEELKAERNKVSEQIAVMKRNKENADDLIQRMREVGEEIKKLDAELEEIEQQFKDMMMRLPNLPHESVPIGESEDDNVVEYTWGDVPKFDFEVKPHWDLATDLGIIDFERAAKVTGSRFVFYRGLGARLERALMNFMMDLHVEEHGYEEMLPPVIVNRDSLLGTGQLPKFEEDVFKLAETDYFMIPTAEVPVTNFYRDEILSIDMLPKAFVAYSACFRSEAGSAGRDTRGLIRQHQFNKVELVRFVKPEESYEQLELLTSHAEKVLQLLELPYQRVKMCTADLGFTAAKKYDLEVWMPAQNKYREISSCSNFEDFQARRANIRFRREHGAKPEYVHTLNGSGLAIGRTVAAILENYQQEDGSVVIPKVLVPYMGGKEVITPNK